Within the Pseudopipra pipra isolate bDixPip1 chromosome 19, bDixPip1.hap1, whole genome shotgun sequence genome, the region ATATGCTGCTCCCTGTGACTTATGCTGCAAGCAAGCCGAGACTAAATATCACAGTTATTGATATGAGGCAGTGGCTGATTTATGGCCCTTTGCATTGAGGCAGGAAGATCTGGTTATAATAACACTCagcaggggaaaagaaattatttacagcCAAAAGCTTCTCAGGAAGAAAGGCCAAGCACTGGGGAGGGGTGGAGGAGGGCTGTGTCCTGACCAGTCACCCAGGGAGAACCAGGGTCCTGGACAGAAATAGCCTCCTGCAATGCAGCCCAGTCCTGGAGAGTTCTGCCTTAGAGATTCACAAGAGGGAAATCCGTGCAGACAGCTCATCCTGTGCACTTTCACTGCCACCTCTGGCTGTGCTTTGCCACAGGGTTTTCAAAAGAGTTAATTGATCCTATTCTAGTGATGCTCTTGTGGTACAGAAAGGAGGGCTTTCATTTAAGGCCCTTGGCTGCTGATGGTCACAGGGCTCTGCTCTCACACAGCCTTTGCAGTGTAATGAGCAGGAGGTTGTGAGTCACACCAGCCTCTCATGGGCAGGTACAGCTATATGAAGAGGGTGCAGTGACATTCCTGTGCCGCAGTGACCCCTCTCCATGGATGTGCTTGGACATAATCCACATCCTCCATCCCTTCCACCCTCAGCTTCCCTCCATCCAGCaggtcccaccacccctccagcaccctcctctcctcccctgcagctGTGGGGTGTCTCAAGGGAGCTGAACGCAGGAGGTGAGATGAAGAGGCTTTATTAAGGCTTTCCTGACTGGCTGGGGGTGACCCCCAGCTCTCACACGGCTCTGGCTGTCCAGTCCCACACCGTGGCTCCAgggaagcagtgctgctgctttgctttgctcttcTCCACAATCACCTCGCTTTGATGAGAGGCTGAGCCGTGCCTGAGCTGTCCAAGGCATTCAAATCCTCCCCCAGTGTGGTCCTGTCCCACTCAGGttcccctcctgcagggccatGGCTGTGCTCCCTCAGCAAACAGCCTCCCTCCCTTCTGGTCCTTAGTGACCTTCTATGCTTCTCTCCTGGATTTTCCTacctgagctgccctgggatGCAGCTCCTGTACCAGGTCACAAACAAACCAAGACTTCCCAAATATCCCTAAAAGAGCACCCCACTAACTCCAGCCAGATGCTGTGTTGGTTGGAGGGACCAGAGCTTTCAACAACCTCCAGGTGTAGTTGCAACAGGGCATAAGTCTGTCCGTGACAGAGGAACAGGTGATTACATCAGAgtggatttggggggtttgaTCTCTACTCTCAGCAAGTGCTTGATGGAAGGAAATCCTGACCTTGGATCCTCAGTCAGCTGCTTGGCTGAGTCTGTATCAGCAGCATGATCAGTGTTATGACATCTGGGTGCACTTGAATGGAAGGAGTCCGACTGGCCACATTTCAACCCAAAACGTGGCCTGTCCCCAGGCCTGCCATTGCTGCAGGAGCCCGCAAAGCCGTGGGGTGGGGAGAAGCTCTGCTAGCTGACACTGAAGGTGACAAAGGAGCCAtctgctttgtgctgctgtCCCACCAGCTCCAcctccccccagggctgggctgggaccctGCAGCGTGTGGCGGAGCGGCCGGGCAGGGCCTCGCTGAGCTGGGTCACCTCGCTGAGCTCTGCCTCCAGCGTGCTGACGGTGTTGGTCACCTGGGCCACGTGCACCCTGTGGGCTGCCTTCTtgtgcaggaggcagctgaAGATCTTCTTGAAGCCCTTGCGGAAGTGTTTGGAGACCAGGGCATAGACGATGGGATTGACGCAGGAGTTGGCGTAGGAGATGACGTGCGACAGGATGCGGAGCACGTACGTGGAGTGGTTGAGGGGGAAGTACCCGAACCAGACGCAGAGGATGACCAGGTGGTGGGGCAGCCAACAGAGGCAGAACAGCACGGCCACAATGATGATCATCCTGGTCACCTTCCGTTTGGCCTTCTTGGACTCGGACATGTCTTGGAGAGGGTCCACGGACTTCCACAGGTAGCGAATAGTCCGCACGTAAGTGAGGCTCAGGATCAGCACCGGGATGATGTAGCTGAAGACGAAGGTGCAGATGTCCATGACCTTGCGCTGGGAGATCTCCCAGATGGGGTGGCACACGGTCAGGTTGGCCAGCTGGAATTCCTGGTAGTAGCTGAGGTAAGGGCCCGAGAAGATGAAGGAAAGCCCCCAGATGAGGCCGATGGCCATGAGGGCGTTCCGGGGCGTCCTCAGCTCCCTCGAGTGCAGGGGGTATCGTATGGCCAAATACCTGcgtgggaaagggagagggacaCAGCTGCAGTCCTGGGGAGGACACAGAGAGCATCTCTGGGACCGATTGGAGGAAGGGCACAAGGGATGGATTTGAGTTTTCCAGGGCAATTAGTTACACAACTGATTCCCTGGTGCTTCTCAGGGTCCCTGTACAGTGCAGAGTGAGGAAGATCCTCACCCAACCCTGTCCCGTCACCCTTTCTGCTCCCAGCAGTACTTGTGGGGACAAGAGGTATGGTCCCCTTCTGTCCCCCTCCCTAATCCAGCAGATCCTCACTTGATCATCCCTCTGACTGGCAGAGCACAAATGATACCAGCACTGTGGATACGAAGGCAGGAGCAAGTCCCCAGGATCCCCAGACAGTGTTCCTCACACTGGCACACATGAAAGCACATCACCCCTTTTCAGTTCTGTAATTAGCTGGTTCCCTAATTACACCCAGAACTGGGGGCCTGTGCTACTTCCCTAGCTTGGCACCTCTGTTCCCCCAGCTCAGTGGGACATGGGGGGAGAGGCAGCCCCTGGCCATGTTTTAGCTCCTGGGGATGCTGTCCCAGCACCTGCTGGGATGGCAGAAcacatccagcccagctctggggctgccaTGGCTCTTCCCATGGACTTTCCACATCCCATCTTGCAGGTTtcaggcacagagcagagcagcaccaggagctccCTGCCTCTCACTCACTGCAGGTTCATAACTCACTGGCCCTTGCAGAGTCAGGGGCTGAGTGAGCATGAGGTAAAGCTCAGGTAGGAATAACAGCCTTCCTGGCTAAAAACTACCCTGGAAAAGGGACAACCACTGGAGCAAAGGGACAGCACTGGGAGAAAAAGGGGCTTTTTGCTAAtgaaaggggagggtgggaaaaTCAGTGTCTCAGCTCAAATATCCCAGTGGCTTTTCCTCCTCGAGGTTTGCCTGCTTTGCCAGGGGCTATTGGGAGGGTCAGGGCTCTCTCCATACATCCCAGGGAGAGCCACAACTGCACAGGGACTgagctttgtttttctctggttttccaTTTCCACTTCAACTGCCAGAGCCCAGTCCTACAGCTTTGGGGTCTGAAAGCTTCCTCCAGCTGGGCACTGAGGACAGGGGTCGCAGTCCCAACCCTCTGGTAGACCCCATCCTTGGtggttttatttccttgcaCAGATCAACTGGGAAATGCTCCTGGATTCCTCTAGGAGCCCTGGGAGATGGCAGCAATCAGGGCTTAACTCCAGGGGATTCTGTCCTCTCTCTGCCTAGGAGGTATCCAGAGAAAGGGAACCCTCAAGGTGCAGGGAGCCCCCCCCATTCCCTTTTTCCTACCTGTCGAGGGAGACGGTGGCCAGGGTGAAGCTGCTGGCATACATGGTGAGGTAGATGAAGAAGTGGACAGCCTTGCACATGAAGGGCCCAAACACCCACCCCTCCAGGGTGTAGATGGTGGCTTGGAAGGGGACGCAGAAGAGGATGAAGCAGAGGTCGGCCACCCCCAGGTTGAGGATGAAGAGGTTGGTGGTGTTCTGCACCTGCCCGTTGCGCAGCAGCACGGCCAGGACCAGGCTGTTGCCCACCGTGCCCACGAGGAAGATGACGAGGTACACCAGGGGAATGATCACGGACTCGGGATGCCAGCCCCCCTCGGAGCCTGCTGTGGAGCTGTTCATGGCCGGGAGTCCACGGAGAGGGGATGGATGGGGGGAGAATGCGTGGAGAAGGCACTGGGCAGGCACAGAGGGTGTGGGAGTGCAGGGGAAAGGGGTGCACGGAGAGGTCAGTGAGGGGTGGATTGGGGACTACACGGAAGAAGGGGTGCACAGAGAGCACCTGGGGAGTGCAGAAGGGATATAGGGGCAAAGGGGGTGCAGGGAGTGCAGCAGGGAGTGCAGCAGGGATGCAAAGGAAAAGGGGGTGCAGGGAGAGCACGCTGGAGAGCACAGAAGGGATGCACGGGGAAAGGGGGTGCAGGCAGAATGCGGTGGGGAGCACAGAAGGGATGCAAAGGAGAAGGGGGTGGACGGAGAGGTCAGCGAGGAGCGCGCCGAGAACGCGCAGGGAAGGggtgaaggggaaaaggggcGCACGGAGAGTGCACGGGAGATGCCCGGGAAAGGGGGTGCAGGGAGAGCCGGCGCGGGGGGATGCAGGGGGGAGCCGGGCGCCCTTCACCTCCTCCGGGGTCGGCGGGAGCCCGCGGCCGCTCGGTGCGGCTCCGGCGGTGCGGATCCAGCGCTCTCCGTGCGCCGCCGGAGCGGGGGGGCCCCGGGGCGGCTCCGGggcggccgctcccgcccggccccgcgcatCGCGCCCCGAACCCGGGGAGGGGATCCCGGGCCCTCCCGCTGCCCGTGGGGAGCCCTCCCGGGCACAGGGGCTCGGGGCGGGGGCGCTTTGCCCCAGTGCGAGGTAAATATCTGTTAGTGATGTTACAccccgggccggggctgggtgccccaaagggagctggacACCCAAAgtctgggggttttttccttattgCTTCCCCGTGCAGCAGTCACTGGGAGAGGGCTTTTCAACCCtaggggctgcagggctggtttTTTTAGGAATGGAGGTTCCTCTCCGACTGCAAATGTGTCCAGCATGCAGCTAAATCCTTGCACCAAAGCACCCGAGGTGAGCCCAGGTTTGCAGGAGAAACCGTgtttctccccagggctggggggtcaGGGTGATTCACTGCAGCGAGAACAGATTTTTGTCACGTCTTGTCTTCTTTTCCTGCAAAAATTGCTCAGAGCCTTTACAGATGGAAGTCTTGGGACTGGCCAGTGCAATCAGCTCTCCAAGGACTCTTCATGCGGCCCCCAGgctgctttgctttgttccTATGAAGAGAGAGAAGTATTTAATGCATCAGTTACTCCTGTAACTGACCCACTCCacagcttcccagttctcttcACGGACGTCCAGAGCTGagcctgctggcagtgctgggagctctggggaCACTCACAGCCCTGTGACATTGCCAGTATAGGGTACAGAGCCCTTTTCCACCCTCAGTAGCCCACAAGAAGCCCCACAAAGCCAGCTCCTGTTCAGACAAGGTATATGGGAAAGTGGATAGACCTCTTTGGTGTGAGGATGAGATGATCCTGACATTATCTTGCAGGCAAttaggagcagcacagcaggaaacTGGCCATCCCACAGGGTTCAAGGAGGTGCTGAGACACAGGGTGTagctctgcctccctctcctgATCCCAGGCTGGCCACATTCCCCTCAGGGATCACTCCTGGCCTCAACAAGGGCTGAGCCACATCCCCAGCCATGACCATGGAGGTTGCAGGGCCAGCTCGTGGGGaaagcccagccccagggagtTTTTACCCTTGGGAATTGCCCTAGTTCCAGGGAGGTTTCACCCCATGGGATCTGCCCTGTGTCCTCAGATACCCACTGCAGGGCACTGGCATTTGGGTGATGACACTGGTGGTGTCTTTGGTCTCCCTTGAGCTGTGGTCAGCTCTCAGATAGGCCAGGTCCACCCTCGTGCTGCAGGGtgagattattaaaaaaaaaaacaaccaaggaAAATACCCAGTTTCTTCCCGAACACCAGCACAACTCACAACCTGCAGCTCTGTACACAAAGATTAGTAACAGAATCCCTCATCCAAAACCTGCAAAATAAGTTCTTGGCCTGAGACATAGATGGGTTATTTGGGCAGGGGTGCAGCAGCATGGGGATCTGGCCTCCAAACCCCCAAAAGGAAAAGTCACATTATAAGGCTACCAGCCCTCCCAGACTGCAGGGGCAGGCAGCATGGGGAGGGTCTGTGCATGGTGTGAGTGTTTGGAGCTGGTAACCCTCACTGGATTTATCCCTGCGAcaccaaaggcagctcagccctgctgcaaGGCTCTCACCAAGGCTCTGCTCGATGCAGTGCTGCAGGTTTGTGTggtcctcctctccctctgccctgcagcaggaatCTACACATCGAGCCAGTGGTTGGCAGCTTTATCCTTCCATTTACAGGCTCCAGAGGAGCAGCAAAGTTTTGTGTCAGTGTATGGGGAAGAGACGTGCCCATGCCACACCTGATGGCTGTTCTGGCATTGGAGTGGGTCCCTTGGGGGGTGAGATGCATGTGGGGCACCTGAAGGTGGGTGCTGCCTTTATCAGTCCATCTGAACCACAGAGAAGAGCAGTTGTTCATAAAACAGGCTTTAATTGCCATGTCTGCTTAGTTCAGCATCATCCTGGAGCACAGTTTGGTTTAGAGAGGGAATGGATTCCTGGGAGATGTTGGGAACCTGGAGCAGACAGACACAGTTTAAGAGATTTGCTGCAGCTTGAGGACACggttgattttttgttttattttttccctttgagtTTCCTGTCCATGAGAAGAAAGGAGAACTTTGGAACCAGGAATAAGAGATCACAGCTGAGCTCTTGGAAGGGGAGAGGAGCCAAAattgctgtggcagcagcaaagagcagccaggcaggcagagcccaggctggCAAAGATAGGTCTGGGCCTGatgagagcagctctgagagCATTGTGTACCACTCACTATTATAACCACTATGTTTGTGTAAATGTTTATCACCAGGTACTCAAAAGAGTTTGGGGTTTGTCCCTAACGAGTTATCTCCAAGCTTGgttcaaatatttaaaacccATGTGCAAGAGGACCTGGTTTTAAGCGCTTCTCCCAGGTAGCGGGCGCAAATCCATTTTGATACCTTTAAATAGCTCCACCGAAGTGCTGCTGGATTTGGGTGTGTTTGGGGCTTTGAAGTAACAACACAGAGTCTCTTTAACCAGGTACACAGCCCAAGGGGGGCAAAGGCAGTGGGAGGGGGGAGATTTTGGGGGCTGATGTGGATCTTCTTTGGAGTGAGTGGGACAGGGCTGAGGGGGGGTTGACCCTGGGAGCTAATTTGGGGGTCAATACCAGGGTGTGTGAGTGGGACAGGGTTAAGGATGTGACCCTGGGAGCTAATTTGGGGGTCAGTACCAGGGTATGTGAGTGGGACAGGGTTATGACCCTGGGGGATGACTTGGGAATCAGTACCAGGGTGTGTGAATGGGACAGGGTTAAGGATGTGACCCTGGGGGATGATTTGGGAATCAGTACCAGGGTGTGTGAGTGGGACAGGGTTAAGGATGTGACCCTGGGAGCTAATTTGGGGTCAGCCCTGCTGGGGGTGA harbors:
- the GALR2 gene encoding galanin receptor type 2, with protein sequence MNSSTAGSEGGWHPESVIIPLVYLVIFLVGTVGNSLVLAVLLRNGQVQNTTNLFILNLGVADLCFILFCVPFQATIYTLEGWVFGPFMCKAVHFFIYLTMYASSFTLATVSLDRYLAIRYPLHSRELRTPRNALMAIGLIWGLSFIFSGPYLSYYQEFQLANLTVCHPIWEISQRKVMDICTFVFSYIIPVLILSLTYVRTIRYLWKSVDPLQDMSESKKAKRKVTRMIIIVAVLFCLCWLPHHLVILCVWFGYFPLNHSTYVLRILSHVISYANSCVNPIVYALVSKHFRKGFKKIFSCLLHKKAAHRVHVAQVTNTVSTLEAELSEVTQLSEALPGRSATRCRVPAQPWGEVELVGQQHKADGSFVTFSVS